From the Corythoichthys intestinalis isolate RoL2023-P3 chromosome 13, ASM3026506v1, whole genome shotgun sequence genome, one window contains:
- the ovol1a gene encoding putative transcription factor Ovo-like 1a has product MPRAFLVKKANVSPGKRNWSELPDHERGDVYIPVSIFPPSVLANEDEASPAEVAPLCLAKQTLAERHAHAELPSCTALGRPHSPPAASDDRSEVWKRSQSDLVFVRSKIKVTTGELLSSQDFAPSASVTPPHATETPVAVTTTPPPSGFPYSAVRPAGQTSNNGTVPPYACQICHKTFQYQRMLNRHMKCHNETKRHLCSFCGKGFNDTFDLKRHVRTHTGVRPYKCDLCDKAFTQRCSLESHMKKIHNVTLQYAYKERRNKLYVCEECGHTAATQDELLLHIHSLHPDSALLKGKGVRRGNGVGEGESTPGSPQGADSDDTTGSAGQ; this is encoded by the exons ATGCCCCGAGCCTTCCTGGTAAAGAAGGCCAACGTTTCCCCGGGCAAGCGGAACTGGAGCGAGCTCCCGGACCACGAGCGAGGGGATGTCTACATCCCAG TCTCAATCTTCCCGCCGTCCGTCCTGGCGAATGAGGACGAAGCGAGTCCAGCTGAGGTGGCGCCACTCTGCCTAGCCAAGCAGACGCTAGCCGAACGCCACGCGCACGCAGAGTTGCCGTCCTGTACAGCGCTAGGCCGACCGCACAGTCCGCCGGCCGCTTCGGACGATAGGTCGGAAGTCTGGAAGAGGTCGCAGAGTGACCTGGTGTTTGTCCGCTCCAAAATAAAG gtgACCACAGGCGAATTGCTGTCCAGCCAAGATTTTGCACCCTCGGCATCCGTCACTCCACCACACGCCACCGAGACACCGGTCGCCGtgacgacaaccccgccgccctcTGGGTTTCCTTACTCGGCCGTCCGGCCGGCGGGTCAGACCTCCAACAACGGGACTGTGCCGCCTTACGCTTGTCAA ATTTGCCACAAGACCTTCCAGTACCAGCGCATGTTGAACAGACATATGAAATGTCACAATGAAACCAAGCGACATCTCTGCAGCTTCTGCGGCAAAGGATTCAACGACACATTTGACCTCAAGAGACACGTGCGCACTCATACGG GTGTCCGTCCGTACAAGTGCGACCTGTGCGACAAGGCGTTTACGCAGCGCTGCTCGCTGGAGTCCCACATGAAGAAGATCCACAACGTCACGCTGCAGTACGCCTACAAGGAACGACGCAACAAGCTGTACGTGTGCGAGGAGTGCGGCCACACGGCGGCCACCCAGGACGAGCTTCTGCTGCACATCCACTCCTTGCACCCCGACAGCGCCCTCTTGAAGGGCAAGGGGGTGCGACGAGGCAACGGGGTCGGAGAGGGCGAGTCCACGCCGGGCTCCCCGCAAGGGGCCGATAGTGACGACACCACGGGATCGGCGGGCCAGTGA